A genomic region of Denticeps clupeoides chromosome 17, fDenClu1.1, whole genome shotgun sequence contains the following coding sequences:
- the acanb gene encoding aggrecan core protein — MTSLLLLCACLHVISADIYFGDPAGEDSSLSVSIPVDQTLQPLLGGKVVVPCYFRKNPAHDPVSPAGLPALYRIKWSFIRQDKVSVVLVAFGGVALVEPEYLDRVTLVNYPTILTDATMELTELRSSDSGTYRCEVMHETEDSSDSVDVRVQGIVFHYRAISSRYTLTFEKAKAACLQNSAAIATPAQLQAAYDDGLHQCDAGWLADQTVRYPIHEPREPCYGDKEDLPGVRTYGVRDTNETYDVYCFAEKMSGKVFFSMSVEKFAFVEAAEQCAKLGAKLATTGQLYLAWKAGMDVCAAGWLADRSVRYPINVARPQCGGGLLGVRTVYLYPNQTGFPYPDSRYDAVCYEESEEEASTDATLLTEPPFTATDSHLTVDTVTSTPELYPRDLSTEGEARGQLVTHTPVDSLSAETPLTLPPTDTYPTSIAEEQVAARTARPAIRAALPSPNYTAVDPYEQLNETEGNTTSTVLDFNTTVTGVPAAAHPTNVPCDMSGSGSGSGDVTSGDGSARGDVSGSGLGGSGSEIAVSFDGSGEVLSGSGSASSTFQEGTDGSTITFSTDFSASGDFSSSTTSGDASGSGDITRLGDSSGSGGLSGSGDLATSGVASGSGDIIRLGDSSGSGGLSGSGDLATSGVASGSGDIIRLGDSSGSGGLSGSGDLATSGDASGSGDITRLGDSSGSGGLSGSGDLATSGVASGSGDIIRLGDSSGSGGLSGSGDLATSGDASGSGDIIRLGDSSGSGGLSGSGDLATSGDASDSGDTRSLGDSSGSGDISGSGDCPGSGSFRSCLLSGSSGSQSEDLSGDPLIISYVNENATDISYAEVQQELGRRPSFFSGSGMPSGESQSGYGSGLPEISFVDLHFTDLSESGSGEENEVAGIQPTGSGDTSTFHSGFSSRESGSSYEDVIFLAEDEIIEVTVRPSERAVQGRGSTEVSGEASGHPVTHAATLSTDRPLNYPDGQDMEEVEPAGTTEESVVFPTTDAGFTTGTPASTTTPAVSSITTAPSMPLQEPRVMEEPTTDHVVRGCKVNWKEFMGSCYLFSPERASWMDAELRCQELDSHLVSIASQQEQDFVSSTADEYQWIGLSDRDVQSEFRWTDRTPLRYQNWRPNQPDYLNPGEDCVVMIWHEGGQWDDIPCNYHLPFICKSRLGSPPCSSPPEVEDARVLGGPKDRYAVGSMVRYQCDPGFTQRHLSVVHCLPSGQWEEPQVECTRADNADTRLWR; from the exons ATGACTTCCTTGCTTCTTCTGTGTGCATGCCTGCATGTCATCTCTGCAGATATATATTTTGGAGACCCAGCTG GTGAAGACAGCAGCCTCAGTGTGAGCATCCCTGTAGACCAGACGCTGCAGCCACTGCTGGGTGGGAAGGTCGTGGTGCCCTGTTACTTCCGGAAAAACCCAGCGCACGACCCCGTCTCCCCGGCGGGCCTCCCCGCGCTCTACCGCATCAAATGGAGCTTCATCCGCCAGGACAAAGTCTCTGTGGTCCTGGTGGCCTTCGGTGGTGTAGCCTTGGTGGAGCCTGAGTATCTGGACCGGGTCACCCTGGTCAACTACCCCACAATCCTCACCGATGCCACCATGGAGCTGACAGAGCTGAGGTCCAGCGACTCTGGCACCTACCGATGTGAAGTAATGCATGAGACTGAGGACAGCTCTGACTCCGTTGATGTTCGCGTTCAAG GCATTGTGTTTCACTACCGTGCCATCTCCAGCCGCTACACGCTGACGTTTGAGAAGGCCAAGGCGGCCTGCCTCCAGAACAGCGCCGCCATCGCCACTCCCGCTCAGCTGCAGGCAGCCTACGACGACGGCCTCCACCAGTGTGACGCCGGCTGGCTGGCCGACCAGACAGTCAG GTATCCCATTCACGAGCCCCGAGAGCCATGTTATGGGGACAAAGAGGATCTTCCCGGCGTTCGAACCTATGGGGTCAGAGACACGAACGAGACGTACGATGTGTACTGCTTTGCAGAGAAGATGTCAG GCAAGGTGTTCTTCTCCATGTCGGTGGAAAAGTTCGCCTTCGTGGAGGCCGCAGAGCAGTGTGCCAAGCTGGGCGCCAAGCTGGCCACCACGGGGCAGCTGTATCTGGCGTGGAAGGCCGGCATGGACGTGTGTGCCGCGGGCTGGCTGGCCGACCGGAGTGTGCGTTACCCGATCAACGTAGCCCGTCCCCAGTGTGGCGGCGGACTTCTGGGCGTTCGGACCGTGTACTTGTACCCAAACCAGACAGGATTTCCCTATCCTGACTCCCGCTACGATGCCGTCTGTTATGAGG AGAGTGAGGAGGAGGCTTCCACTGACGCCACTCTACTCACCGAGCCACCATTCACCGCCACCGACAGCCACTTGACCGTGGACACCGTCACCAGCACCCCTGAACTCTACCCCCGCGACCTCAGCACCGAGGGCGAGGCGCGCGGACAACTGGTCACACACACCCCGGTGGACTCCCTCAGCGCGGAGACGCCCCTGACCCTGCCTCCCACCGACACCTACCCCACATCCATCGCAGAGGAGCAGGTGGCCGCGAGGACCGCCCGGCCAGCCATACGTGCAGCGCTCCCCAGTCCAAATTACACAGCAG TTGACCCATATGAGCAACTGAATGAAACTGAGGGCAACACGACCAGCACGGTCCTGGATTTCAACACCACAGTCACTGGTGTTCCAGCGGCAG CTCATCCCACCAATGTCCCATGCGACATGTCTGGGTCAGGTTCTGGCTCTGGTGATGTGACGTCTGGTGATGGTTCAGCCAGAGGGGATGTGTCTGGGTCAGGCTTGGGTGGCAGTGGGTCAGAAATCGCTGTGAGTTTTGATGGCAGCGGTGAAGTCCTCTCTGGGAGCGGCTCTGCATCTAGTACCTTCCAGGAAGGAACAGACGGAAGCACCATAACCTTCTCCACAGATTTCAGTGCCTCGGGAGACTTCAGTAGCTCTACTACTTCAGGAGATGCCAGTGGTTCTGGAGACATCACACGCCTGGGGGACAGCAGTGGTTCTGGGGGTTTAAGTGGCTCGGGAGACCTTGCTACTTCAGGAGTTGCAAGTGGTTCTGGAGACATCATACGCCTGGGGGACAGCAGTGGTTCTGGGGGTTTAAGTGGCTCGGGAGACCTTGCTACTTCAGGAGTTGCAAGTGGTTCTGGAGACATCATACGCCTGGGGGACAGCAGTGGTTCTGGGGGTTTAAGTGGCTCGGGAGACCTTGCTACTTCAGGAGATGCCAGTGGTTCTGGAGACATCACACGCCTGGGGGACAGCAGTGGTTCTGGGGGTTTAAGTGGCTCGGGAGACCTTGCTACTTCAGGAGTTGCAAGTGGTTCTGGAGACATCATACGCCTGGGGGACAGCAGTGGTTCTGGGGGTTTAAGTGGCTCGGGAGACCTTGCTACTTCAGGAGATGCCAGTGGTTCTGGAGACATCATACGCCTGGGGGACAGCAGTGGTTCTGGGGGTTTAAGTGGCTCGGGAGACCTTGCTACTTCAGGAGATGCAAGTGACTCTGGAGATACCAGAAGTCTTGGTGACAGCAGTGGTTCTGGAGACATCAGTGGTTCGGGTGACTGTCCAGGATCAGGAAGTTTCAGAAGCTGCTTATTGTCCGGGTCCAGTGGTTCTCAATCAGAAGATCTAAGTGGAGACCCCTTGATCATCTCATACGTAAATGAAAATGCCACTGATATCTCTTATGCAGAAGTACAGCAGGAGCTTGGAAGGAGACCTTCATTTTTCAGTGGATCAGGGATGCCCAGTGGTGAGTCCCAAAGCGGGTATGGTTCAGGTCTTCCAGAGATCTCCTTTgtggatttacattttactgacCTGAGTGAAAGCGGTTCTGGAGAGGAAAATGAGGTGGCTGGCATTCAGCCGACTGGCTCTGGTGATACCAGCACCTTCCACTCAGGTTTTTCCTCCAGAGAATCAGGTTCTTCTTATGAAGATGTCATTTTCCTGGCCGAGGACGAAATCATTGAGGTGACTGTGAGGCCCAGCGAGCGAGCTGTGCAGGGCAGAGGATCAACAGAAGTCAGCGGGGAGGCCAGTGGACATCCAGTGACACACGCTGCCACACTCTCCACAGACCGTCCCTTGAACTACCCAGACGGCCAGGACATGGAGGAGGTGGAGCCTGCAGGAACCACAGAGGAATCCGTGGTGTTCCCGACAACAGACGCTGGCTTCACAACTGGCACTCCGGCCTCTACTACAACCCCGGCTGTGTCCAGCATCACGACCGCACCCTCCATGCCCCTTCAGGAGCCAAGAGTCATGGAGGAACCCACAACCGACCATG TGGTGCGGGGCTGCAAGGTGAACTGGAAGGAGTTCATGGGGAGCTGCTACCTGTTCTCACCCGAGCGTGCGAGCTGGATGGACGCCGAGCTGCGGTGCCAGGAACTAGACTCTCATCTGGTCAGCATCGCGTCACAGCAGGAGCAGGACTTCGTCAGCT CCACCGCTGACGAATACCAGTGGATTGGCCTCAGCGACAGAGACGTGCAGAGCGAGTTCCGCTGGACAGACAGGACCCCGCTG CGCTACCAGAACTGGAGACCCAACCAACCAGACTATCTCAACCCCGGAGAGGACTGTGTGGTCATGATATGGCACGAGGGTGGCCAGTGGGATGATATCCCATGCAACTACCATTTGCCCTTCATATGCAAGAGCAGACTCG GGTCACCCCCCTGCTCCTCGCCTCCGGAAGTGGAGGACGCCCGGGTTCTGGGCGGCCCGAAGGACCGTTACGCAGTCGGCTCCATGGTGCGGTACCAGTGTGACCCCGGGTTCACGCAGCGCCACCTGTCTGTGGTGCACTGTCTGCCGAGCGGCCAGTGGGAGGAGCCACAAGTGGAGTGCACAAGAG CCGACAATGCCGACACCAGACTGTGGAGATGA